One genomic window of Gossypium hirsutum isolate 1008001.06 chromosome D11, Gossypium_hirsutum_v2.1, whole genome shotgun sequence includes the following:
- the LOC121223534 gene encoding putative disease resistance protein RGA3: protein MDQLQSQLRGKIGGKKYLLVLDDIWNEEWEEWVSLKELLVGGAKGSRIIVTTRSLRVAKITSKCQPYVLKGLSDDDAWSLFKEIAFEQRSINPTFVKIGKQILERCGGVPLVIRTIAGALSFKETEKEWSSFKDNELARISQNEGKILATLKLSYDHLPSHLKHCFAYCRLYPKDHKIHVQTLVQFWIAQGFVKQLNPSQSLEEIGFVYFKDLNERGFFQEVGERYSWEGLTCKMHDLMHDLAESVAGTESSIVDSNEIASKVGEKCRHISIDPSLIVLFKGKKLRTMLHFPNYERNQNMNDEIWDFIISNYRCLRVLELNGLDFKMIPRSICKLKHLRYLDLSGNLILRSSQRAFARYKICKL from the coding sequence ATGGATCAATTGCAAAGCCAACTTCGAGGGAAAATCGGTGGGAAAAAATATTTGCTTGTTTTGGATGACATTTGGAATGAGGAGTGGGAAGAATGGGTTAGTTTAAAAGAGTTGTTAGTAGGTGGGGCTAAAGGAAGTAGGATAATAGTAACTACTCGCTCTTTGAGAGTAGCAAAAATTACTAGTAAATGTCAGCCTTATGTTCTGAAAGGCTTGTCTGATGACGATGCTTGGTCTTTGTTCAAAGAAATAGCATTTGAGCAAAGATCTATAAACCCAACCTTTGTGAAAATAGGGAAACAGATCTTGGAAAGGTGTGGTGGGGTTCCCTTGGTTATTAGGACCATAGCTGGTGCGTTATCTTTCAAAGAAACTGAAAAGGAGTGGAGTTCTTTCAAAGATAATGAACTTGCTAGAATATCTCAAAACGAAGGTAAAATTCTAGCTACACTTAAGTTGAGCTACGATCATCTCCCATCCCATTTGAAACATTGCTTTGCTTATTGCCGACTGTATCCAAAAGATCATAAAATTCATGTACAAACTCTTGTTCAATTTTGGATTGCACAAGGTTTCGTAAAGCAATTGAATCCAAGTCAATCTCTCGAGGAGATCGGGTTTGTGTATTTTAAAGATTTAAACGAAAGAGGTTTCTTCCAAGAAGTAGGAGAAAGATATTCGTGGGAAGGACTAACATGTAAAATGCATGATTTAATGCATGATCTAGCTGAATCAGTAGCCGGGACGGAGAGTAGTATTGTAGATTCAAATGAAATTGCAAGTAAGGTTGGTGAAAAGTGTCGCCACATATCAATTGATCCTTCATTAATTGTTTTGTTTAAAGGAAAGAAGTTGCGAACCATGTTACACTTTCCAAATTATGAGAGAAATCAAAATATGAATGACGAAATTTGGGATTTTATCATTTCAAATTATAGATGCTTGCGTGTATTGGAATTGAATGGTTTAGATTTTAAGATGATTCCACGCTCCATTTGTAAGTTGAAACATTTGAGGTACCTTGATCTTTCTGGGAATTTAATATTAAGATCCTCCCAAAGAGCATTTGCAAGATA